The proteins below come from a single Kitasatospora sp. NBC_00315 genomic window:
- the aceE gene encoding pyruvate dehydrogenase (acetyl-transferring), homodimeric type, translating into MASGSDRNPIIIGGLPSQVPDFDPEETAEWLESLDAAIDERGRERARYLMLRLIERAREKRVAVPEMRSTDYVNTIATKDEPFFPGNEEIERKVLNATRWNAAVMVSRAQRPGIGVGGHIATFASSASLYDVGFNYFFRGKDADGESGDQIFFQGHASPGIYARAFLLDRLSEQQLDAFRQEKSKAPYGLSSYPHPRLMPDFWEFPTVSMGLGPLGAIYQARMNRYLEHRGIKDTSDSHVYAFLGDGEMDEPESLGQLSLAAREGLDNLTFVVNCNLQRLDGPVRGNGKIIQELESQFRGAGWNVIKLIWDRSWDPLLAQDRDGVLVNKLNTTVDGQFQTYATETGGYIRDHFFGGDLRLRKMVEDMTDQQIQHLGRGGHDHAKVYAAFKAAREHTGQPTVILAQTVKGWTLGPNFEGRNATHQMKKLTTEDLKRFRDRLHLPITDKQLDEGYPPYYHPGKDSEEIQYMHDRRKELGGYMPTRKVRPRKLELPGDEAYKAVKKGSGNQTIATTMAFVRVLKDLMRDKGIGNRFVPIAPDEYRTFGMDSLFPSAKIYNPLGQTYESVDRDLLLAYKESPTGQMLHDGISEAGCTASLIAAGSSYATHGEPLIPVYVFYSMFGFQRTGDQFWQMADQLARGFVMGATAGRTTLTGEGLQHADGHSHLLASTNPGVVAYDPAYGFEIAHIMQDGIRRMYGSSARFPTGEDVFYYITLYNEPYKMPAEPENVDVDGILKGLHRYAPATAGQIPAQILASGVAVPWALEAQRILAEEWNVKADVWSATSWNELRRDAVETEEFNLLHPEEPQRVPYVTQKLTGAEGPFVAVSDWMRAVPDQISRWVPGQWQSLGADGFGFADTRGAARRFFHIDAQSVVLSVLTELAKQGKVDRSALKEAIDRYQLLDVASADPGAAGGDA; encoded by the coding sequence GTGGCTTCCGGATCCGATCGCAACCCGATCATCATTGGCGGCCTTCCGAGTCAGGTCCCGGACTTCGATCCCGAGGAGACCGCGGAATGGCTGGAGTCGCTTGACGCGGCCATCGACGAGCGGGGGCGCGAGCGCGCCCGCTACCTGATGCTCCGCCTGATCGAGCGCGCCCGCGAGAAGCGTGTCGCCGTGCCCGAGATGCGCAGCACGGACTACGTCAACACCATCGCGACCAAGGACGAGCCCTTCTTCCCCGGCAACGAGGAGATCGAGCGCAAGGTCCTCAACGCGACCCGCTGGAACGCGGCCGTGATGGTCTCCCGGGCGCAGCGCCCGGGTATCGGCGTCGGTGGGCACATCGCCACCTTCGCCTCGTCCGCGTCGCTCTACGACGTGGGTTTCAACTACTTCTTCCGGGGCAAGGACGCGGACGGCGAGTCCGGCGACCAGATCTTCTTCCAGGGCCACGCCTCCCCCGGCATCTACGCCCGCGCCTTCCTGCTGGACCGGCTCAGCGAGCAGCAGCTCGACGCCTTCCGCCAGGAGAAGTCGAAGGCTCCCTACGGTCTGTCCAGCTACCCGCACCCGCGGCTGATGCCGGACTTCTGGGAGTTCCCGACCGTCTCGATGGGCCTCGGCCCGCTCGGTGCGATCTACCAGGCGCGGATGAACCGCTACCTGGAGCACCGCGGCATCAAGGACACCTCCGACTCGCACGTGTACGCCTTCCTCGGCGACGGCGAGATGGACGAGCCCGAGTCGCTCGGCCAGCTGTCGCTGGCGGCGCGCGAGGGCCTGGACAACCTGACGTTCGTGGTCAACTGCAACCTGCAGCGCCTGGACGGCCCGGTCCGCGGCAACGGCAAGATCATCCAGGAGCTGGAGTCGCAGTTCCGCGGCGCCGGCTGGAACGTGATCAAGCTCATCTGGGACCGCAGCTGGGACCCGCTGCTCGCGCAGGACCGCGACGGCGTCCTGGTCAACAAGCTGAACACCACGGTGGACGGCCAGTTCCAGACGTACGCCACCGAGACCGGCGGCTACATCCGCGACCACTTCTTCGGTGGGGACCTGCGGCTGCGCAAGATGGTCGAGGACATGACCGACCAGCAGATCCAGCACCTGGGTCGCGGCGGCCACGACCACGCCAAGGTGTACGCGGCGTTCAAGGCGGCCCGCGAGCACACCGGCCAGCCGACCGTGATCCTCGCCCAGACCGTCAAGGGCTGGACGCTCGGGCCGAACTTCGAGGGCCGCAACGCGACCCACCAGATGAAGAAGCTCACCACCGAGGACCTCAAGCGCTTCCGCGACCGGCTGCACCTGCCGATCACGGACAAGCAGCTCGACGAGGGCTACCCGCCCTACTACCACCCGGGCAAGGACTCCGAAGAGATCCAGTACATGCACGACCGCCGCAAGGAGCTGGGCGGCTACATGCCGACCCGCAAGGTGCGGCCGCGCAAACTGGAGCTCCCGGGCGACGAGGCCTACAAGGCGGTCAAGAAGGGCTCCGGCAACCAGACCATCGCCACCACCATGGCGTTCGTCCGGGTGCTGAAGGACCTCATGCGGGACAAGGGCATCGGCAACCGCTTCGTGCCGATCGCGCCCGACGAGTACCGCACCTTCGGCATGGACTCGCTCTTCCCGTCGGCGAAGATCTACAACCCGCTCGGCCAGACCTACGAGTCGGTCGACCGCGATCTGCTGCTCGCCTACAAGGAGTCGCCGACCGGCCAGATGCTGCACGACGGCATCTCCGAGGCCGGCTGCACCGCCTCGCTGATCGCCGCCGGCTCCTCGTACGCCACGCACGGCGAGCCGCTGATCCCGGTGTACGTCTTCTACTCGATGTTCGGGTTCCAGCGCACCGGCGACCAGTTCTGGCAGATGGCCGACCAGCTGGCCCGCGGTTTCGTGATGGGCGCCACGGCGGGCCGCACCACGCTGACCGGTGAGGGTCTGCAGCACGCGGACGGCCACTCGCACCTGCTCGCCTCGACCAACCCGGGCGTCGTCGCGTACGACCCCGCGTACGGCTTCGAGATCGCGCACATCATGCAGGACGGCATCCGGCGGATGTACGGCTCCTCGGCCCGGTTCCCGACCGGCGAGGACGTCTTCTACTACATCACGCTCTACAACGAGCCGTACAAGATGCCGGCCGAGCCCGAGAACGTCGACGTCGACGGCATCCTCAAGGGTCTGCACCGGTACGCCCCGGCGACCGCCGGCCAGATCCCGGCCCAGATCCTCGCCTCGGGTGTGGCGGTGCCGTGGGCCCTGGAGGCCCAGCGGATCCTCGCCGAGGAGTGGAACGTCAAGGCCGACGTCTGGTCGGCGACCTCCTGGAACGAGCTGCGCCGCGACGCGGTGGAGACCGAGGAGTTCAACCTGCTCCACCCGGAGGAGCCGCAGCGCGTCCCGTACGTGACGCAGAAGCTCACCGGTGCCGAGGGCCCGTTCGTCGCCGTGTCCGACTGGATGCGCGCCGTGCCGGACCAGATCTCGCGCTGGGTGCCGGGCCAGTGGCAGTCGCTGGGTGCGGACGGCTTCGGCTTCGCCGACACCCGTGGCGCCGCCCGCCGGTTCTTCCACATCGACGCCCAGTCGGTGGTCCTGAGCGTGCTCACCGAGCTCGCCAAGCAGGGCAAGGTCGACCGCAGCGCGCTGAAGGAGGCGATCGACCGCTACCAGCTGCTCGACGTCGCCTCCGCCGACCCGGGCGCCGCCGGCGGCGACGCCTGA
- a CDS encoding DUF3052 domain-containing protein, whose amino-acid sequence MSATADPADKSNPAHRLGFEEGQIVQELGYDDDTDQDLREGIEEITGTDLVDEDYDDVADAVLLWHREEDGDLTDALVDAQEYLAEGGLVWLLTPKTGRDGHVEAHEIADAAKTAGLSQTSSVTVAKDWAGTRLATPKAAKSGKR is encoded by the coding sequence GTGAGCGCGACCGCGGACCCCGCGGACAAGTCCAACCCGGCGCACCGTCTCGGCTTCGAAGAGGGCCAGATCGTCCAGGAGCTCGGGTACGACGATGACACTGACCAGGATCTCCGCGAAGGCATTGAGGAGATCACCGGTACGGATCTCGTCGACGAGGACTACGACGACGTCGCCGACGCCGTTCTGCTGTGGCACCGCGAGGAGGACGGGGATCTGACCGATGCCCTCGTCGACGCCCAGGAATACCTCGCCGAAGGCGGTCTGGTGTGGCTGCTGACCCCCAAGACGGGCCGTGACGGGCACGTCGAGGCCCACGAGATCGCGGACGCCGCCAAGACCGCCGGCCTCTCCCAGACGAGCTCGGTGACCGTCGCCAAGGACTGGGCGGGCACCCGTCTGGCCACCCCGAAGGCGGCGAAGTCGGGCAAGCGCTGA
- a CDS encoding peroxiredoxin has translation MAIEVGTQAPDFELKNQHGELVKLSDLQGEKNVVLVFYPFAFTGVCTGEVCAIQKELPRLQNDDVQVLAVSNDSPFTLRVFADQEGLEYPLLSDFWPHGEVSRAYGVFDEEKGCAVRGTFVIDKAGLVRWSIVNGLPDARDEQEYLKVLGAL, from the coding sequence ATGGCCATCGAGGTCGGCACCCAGGCTCCGGATTTCGAGCTCAAGAACCAGCACGGAGAGCTCGTGAAGCTCTCCGACCTCCAGGGCGAGAAGAACGTCGTCCTGGTGTTCTACCCGTTCGCCTTCACCGGTGTCTGCACCGGCGAGGTGTGCGCGATCCAGAAGGAGCTGCCGCGCCTGCAGAACGACGACGTGCAGGTCCTGGCGGTCTCCAACGACTCGCCGTTCACGCTGCGCGTCTTCGCCGACCAGGAGGGCCTGGAGTACCCGCTGCTCTCGGACTTCTGGCCGCACGGTGAGGTCTCCCGCGCGTACGGCGTCTTCGACGAGGAGAAGGGCTGCGCGGTGCGCGGCACCTTCGTGATCGACAAGGCCGGCCTGGTCCGCTGGTCGATCGTGAACGGCCTGCCGGACGCCCGCGACGAGCAGGAGTACCTGAAGGTGCTCGGCGCGCTCTGA
- a CDS encoding TerD family protein encodes MGVSLSKGGNVSLTKEAPGLTAVIVGLGWDVRTTTGTDFDLDASALLCNEAGRVDGDGNFVFFNNLKSPEGSVEHTGDNLTGEGEGDDEQIKVNLATVPAAVSKIVFPVSIYDAENRTQNFGQVRNAFIRVVNQADNKELARYDLSEDASTETAMVFGELYRNGAEWKFRAIGQGYASGLRGIAQDFGVNV; translated from the coding sequence GTGGGTGTCAGCCTGAGCAAGGGCGGCAATGTCTCCCTCACCAAGGAGGCGCCTGGCCTGACCGCCGTGATCGTCGGACTTGGCTGGGACGTCCGCACCACCACCGGCACGGACTTCGACCTGGACGCCAGCGCACTGCTGTGCAACGAGGCCGGCCGGGTGGACGGGGACGGCAACTTCGTCTTCTTCAACAACCTCAAGAGCCCGGAGGGATCGGTCGAGCACACCGGCGACAACCTCACCGGCGAGGGCGAGGGCGACGACGAGCAGATCAAGGTCAACCTGGCGACCGTCCCGGCCGCGGTGTCCAAGATCGTGTTCCCGGTCTCCATCTACGACGCCGAGAACCGGACCCAGAACTTCGGCCAGGTCCGCAACGCGTTCATCCGGGTGGTGAACCAGGCCGACAACAAGGAGCTGGCCCGCTACGACCTCTCCGAGGACGCCTCGACCGAGACCGCGATGGTCTTCGGCGAGCTGTACCGCAACGGGGCCGAGTGGAAGTTCCGTGCCATCGGCCAGGGCTACGCCTCCGGCCTGCGCGGCATCGCGCAGGACTTCGGCGTCAACGTCTGA
- a CDS encoding TerD family protein has product MSVTLAKGGNVSLTKAAPNLTQVQIGLGWDARSTTGAPFDLDASALLCQSGRVLGDEYFVFYNNLKSPEGSVEHQGDNLTGDGEGDDEVVVVNLELVPAHVDKVVFAVSIYDAEARMENFGQVRNAYIRVVNVVDGQEIARYDLTEDASNETAMIFGELYRYQGEWKFRAVGQGYASGLRGIALDFGVNVQ; this is encoded by the coding sequence ATGAGTGTCACGCTCGCCAAGGGCGGGAACGTCTCGCTGACCAAGGCCGCGCCGAACCTGACGCAGGTGCAGATCGGGCTCGGCTGGGACGCCCGCTCGACCACGGGTGCGCCGTTCGACCTCGACGCCAGCGCGCTGCTCTGCCAGAGCGGACGGGTGCTCGGCGACGAGTACTTCGTGTTCTACAACAACCTGAAGAGCCCCGAGGGTTCGGTCGAGCACCAGGGTGACAACCTCACCGGCGACGGCGAGGGCGACGACGAGGTCGTCGTGGTCAACCTGGAGCTGGTGCCGGCCCACGTGGACAAGGTGGTCTTCGCGGTGTCGATCTACGACGCCGAGGCCCGGATGGAGAACTTCGGCCAGGTCCGCAACGCGTACATCCGCGTGGTGAACGTGGTGGACGGTCAGGAGATCGCCCGCTACGACCTGACCGAGGACGCCTCCAACGAGACCGCCATGATCTTCGGCGAGCTGTACCGCTACCAGGGGGAGTGGAAGTTCCGCGCGGTGGGCCAGGGTTACGCCTCCGGCCTGCGCGGCATTGCCCTGGATTTCGGCGTAAACGTACAGTAA
- a CDS encoding DUF475 domain-containing protein — protein sequence MFLRTFGWSLAITVVGLIAAGLLWGAEGFGIVLILSVLEISLSFDNAVVNATVLKRMNPFWQKIFLTVGVLIAVFGMRLIFPLLVVGLTAHLNPATVIDLALNSDKTYEGSTYAQYLEAANPAIAAFGGIFLLMIFLDFIFDEKDFNWLSWIEKPLEKVGKLEAFSSVIALVTLALAANFFAGDNAETVLLAGIMGLTTYLAVNGLSSVFEAGLEEEEEAEQEAEKSGRSIVQVGGKAAFFLFMYLEVLDASFSFDGVVGAFAITQDIFMITLGLGIGAMYIRSLTVFLVRKGTLDDYVYLEHGAHYAIGALAVILLVGIEYHIPEIVTGLVGVAFIGLALGSSVLRNRREEAAGGGGDSELVGSGTE from the coding sequence GTGTTCCTCCGCACATTCGGCTGGTCGCTCGCGATCACTGTCGTCGGCCTGATCGCCGCCGGCCTGCTGTGGGGCGCTGAGGGCTTCGGCATCGTGCTGATCCTCTCCGTCCTGGAGATCTCCCTGTCGTTCGACAACGCGGTGGTCAACGCCACGGTGCTGAAGCGGATGAACCCGTTCTGGCAGAAGATCTTCCTCACCGTCGGCGTGCTGATCGCCGTGTTCGGCATGCGCCTGATCTTCCCGCTGCTGGTGGTCGGCTTGACCGCGCACCTCAACCCGGCGACCGTCATCGACCTCGCGCTGAACTCCGACAAGACGTACGAGGGCTCGACCTACGCCCAGTACCTGGAGGCGGCGAACCCGGCCATCGCCGCGTTCGGTGGCATCTTCCTGTTGATGATCTTCCTCGACTTCATCTTCGACGAGAAGGACTTCAACTGGCTGAGCTGGATCGAGAAGCCGCTGGAGAAGGTCGGCAAGCTGGAGGCGTTCTCCTCGGTCATCGCCCTGGTCACGCTCGCCCTGGCCGCCAACTTCTTCGCCGGTGACAACGCCGAGACGGTGCTGCTCGCGGGCATCATGGGCCTCACCACCTACCTCGCCGTCAACGGCCTGTCCAGCGTGTTCGAAGCGGGCCTGGAGGAGGAAGAGGAGGCCGAGCAGGAGGCCGAGAAGTCGGGCCGGTCCATCGTCCAGGTGGGCGGCAAGGCCGCGTTCTTCCTGTTCATGTACCTCGAAGTGCTCGACGCCTCGTTCTCCTTCGACGGTGTGGTCGGCGCGTTCGCCATCACCCAGGACATCTTCATGATCACCCTGGGCCTGGGCATCGGCGCCATGTACATCCGCTCGTTGACCGTCTTCCTGGTCCGTAAGGGCACCCTGGACGACTACGTCTACCTGGAGCACGGCGCGCACTACGCGATCGGCGCGCTGGCCGTGATCCTGCTGGTCGGCATCGAGTACCACATCCCGGAGATCGTCACCGGCCTGGTCGGCGTCGCCTTCATCGGGCTGGCCCTCGGATCCTCGGTCCTGCGCAACCGCCGCGAGGAGGCGGCCGGCGGGGGCGGGGACTCCGAACTCGTCGGCAGCGGCACCGAGTAG
- a CDS encoding DUF2637 domain-containing protein has translation MNLTSIQLVWAVIGGAALVFTAILVATLRFKNNKSEDSSGDSWERTEERRRRKEMIYGIASYVLLFCCAGVAAALSFHGLVGFGTENLGLSGGWEYLVPFGLDGAAMFCSVLAVREASHGDAALGSRLLVWVFAVASAWFNWVHAPRGGTHDGAPQFFSGMSISAAILFDRALKQTRKAALREQGLVPRPLPQIRIVRWMRAPRETYAAWSLMLLENVRSLDEAVEEVREDRQSKMDAKQRARSADRRERAELKAISRQGGMLGRARGGRQVPALTAAGDGQSASEPALSADTDQQAKAGLSALEAPAPMSALSAGRRPRAAVESSYSSGSPYSSSSSYSSSTYSSSAYSSSVDLTSDDDTLSMPKLDSLERKLRAIEQQLG, from the coding sequence ATGAACCTCACCTCCATACAGCTGGTATGGGCCGTCATCGGCGGCGCCGCGCTGGTGTTCACAGCCATTCTGGTGGCGACGCTCCGCTTCAAGAACAACAAGTCCGAGGACAGCAGCGGTGACTCCTGGGAGCGCACCGAGGAGCGCCGCCGCCGGAAGGAGATGATCTACGGGATCGCCTCCTACGTCCTGCTGTTCTGCTGCGCCGGCGTCGCGGCCGCACTCTCCTTCCACGGCCTGGTCGGTTTCGGCACCGAGAACCTCGGACTCTCCGGCGGCTGGGAGTACCTCGTCCCGTTCGGCCTGGACGGCGCCGCGATGTTCTGCTCCGTGCTCGCGGTGCGCGAGGCCAGCCACGGTGACGCGGCGCTCGGCTCGCGCCTGCTGGTCTGGGTGTTCGCGGTGGCCTCGGCCTGGTTCAACTGGGTGCACGCCCCGCGCGGCGGTACGCACGACGGCGCCCCGCAGTTCTTCTCGGGCATGTCGATCTCGGCCGCGATCCTCTTCGACCGGGCCCTCAAGCAGACCCGCAAGGCCGCTCTGCGCGAGCAGGGCCTGGTGCCCCGCCCGCTGCCGCAGATCCGGATCGTCCGCTGGATGCGCGCCCCGCGCGAGACGTACGCGGCCTGGTCGCTGATGCTGCTGGAGAACGTCCGCAGCCTGGACGAGGCCGTCGAGGAGGTCCGCGAGGACCGCCAGTCCAAGATGGACGCCAAGCAGCGCGCCCGCAGCGCCGACCGCCGCGAGCGGGCCGAGCTGAAGGCGATCTCCCGCCAGGGCGGGATGCTCGGCCGGGCCCGCGGTGGCCGCCAGGTTCCCGCGCTCACCGCTGCCGGAGACGGCCAGAGCGCTTCGGAGCCTGCGCTATCCGCTGACACCGACCAGCAGGCCAAGGCCGGCCTCTCCGCGCTGGAGGCGCCCGCCCCGATGAGCGCCCTCTCGGCGGGCCGTCGCCCGCGCGCGGCGGTCGAGTCCTCGTACTCCTCCGGTTCGCCGTACTCCTCGTCGTCGTCGTACTCCTCGTCGACGTACTCGTCCTCGGCCTACTCCTCGTCGGTCGACCTGACGTCGGACGACGACACCCTGTCGATGCCCAAGCTCGACTCGCTGGAGCGCAAGCTGCGCGCCATCGAGCAGCAGCTCGGCTGA
- a CDS encoding Tellurium resistance — protein sequence MDRQINVADLGEDWMASVWEYLRGERNTFDAGGQNKVTLTKSRPQHAITGAAATTGYLYVNLHWTTREATPRPGASQSLRRWFSPRILSPMEPDSYQRPDVNVDLDLACMYELTDGNRGVVQPLGKLFGDLQKAPFIKLSGDDVYGAPSGETMYINLEKKDRFKRLLIFVYIYDGTPAFDQTHAVVTIVPQSGPRIEIKLEERAPAARSCAVVLLENTGDGQLTVRREVRYVNGFQSDIDRLYGFGMQWQRGYKTPSGAAE from the coding sequence ATGGACCGTCAGATCAACGTGGCGGACCTGGGGGAGGACTGGATGGCCTCGGTTTGGGAGTACCTGCGGGGGGAGCGCAACACCTTCGACGCGGGCGGGCAGAACAAGGTGACACTCACGAAGTCGCGGCCGCAGCACGCGATCACCGGCGCGGCGGCCACCACCGGCTACCTGTACGTCAACCTGCACTGGACCACCCGCGAGGCGACCCCGAGGCCCGGCGCCTCGCAGTCGTTGCGGCGCTGGTTCAGTCCGCGCATCCTCAGCCCGATGGAGCCCGACTCGTACCAGCGGCCCGACGTCAACGTCGACCTCGACCTGGCCTGCATGTACGAACTCACCGACGGCAACCGGGGTGTGGTGCAGCCGCTCGGCAAGCTCTTCGGCGACCTCCAGAAGGCGCCGTTCATCAAGCTCAGCGGTGACGACGTGTACGGAGCACCCTCCGGCGAGACGATGTACATCAACCTGGAGAAGAAGGACCGGTTCAAACGGCTGCTGATCTTCGTGTACATCTACGACGGCACACCGGCCTTCGACCAGACCCACGCGGTGGTGACGATCGTGCCGCAGAGCGGGCCGCGGATCGAGATCAAACTGGAGGAGCGGGCGCCGGCCGCCCGCTCCTGCGCGGTGGTGCTGCTGGAGAACACCGGCGACGGGCAGCTGACGGTGCGCCGGGAGGTGCGCTACGTCAACGGGTTCCAGTCGGACATCGACCGGCTGTACGGCTTCGGGATGCAGTGGCAGCGCGGCTACAAGACGCCGTCGGGGGCGGCGGAGTAG
- a CDS encoding TerD family protein, with translation MTHVMAKGANIALPAAAVRAVLRWNAVPGSPDVDASALLLGADGRVRSDADFVFYNQPRHPSGLVRHLPKHRTGTDAEVADTIEVELGKLPADVDRVVLAGSAEGGSFRAVSRLRVLLYDAGAGEGAAALAEFSVTDAEEVTALLAGEIYRRDGGWKFRAVGQGYASGLIGLATDFGITVEDDEPADAAPASRAAAPAADPRGVPRPDPRSEPGTYTLAPAVPLATPPPPPPSAPPSAPPVQPPVPQPAYGYPQPPQPGYGHPQPPQYPQPGYGYPQPQQPPAPQPSGYGYPQAPAPPPPPTPPVQPPAPPEGFALPPQGPQFQPR, from the coding sequence ATGACGCACGTGATGGCGAAGGGCGCCAACATCGCGCTGCCGGCGGCCGCGGTCCGCGCCGTGCTGCGCTGGAACGCCGTGCCCGGATCACCCGACGTGGACGCCTCCGCGCTGCTGCTCGGCGCCGACGGCAGGGTCCGCTCGGACGCGGACTTCGTCTTCTACAACCAGCCCCGGCACCCGTCCGGCCTGGTGCGCCACCTGCCCAAACACCGCACCGGCACCGACGCCGAGGTCGCCGACACCATCGAGGTCGAGCTCGGCAAGCTGCCGGCCGACGTCGACCGGGTGGTCCTGGCCGGCTCGGCCGAGGGCGGCTCGTTCCGCGCCGTCTCCCGGCTGCGGGTGCTGCTGTACGACGCCGGGGCGGGCGAGGGGGCCGCCGCGCTGGCCGAGTTCTCGGTGACGGACGCCGAGGAGGTCACCGCCCTGCTGGCCGGCGAGATCTACCGGCGCGACGGCGGCTGGAAGTTCCGTGCGGTCGGCCAGGGGTACGCCTCCGGGCTGATCGGGCTGGCCACCGACTTCGGCATCACGGTCGAGGACGACGAGCCGGCGGACGCGGCCCCGGCGTCCCGAGCCGCGGCACCCGCGGCGGATCCGCGCGGCGTCCCCCGCCCCGACCCGCGCTCGGAGCCCGGCACCTACACCCTGGCGCCGGCCGTCCCGCTCGCCACCCCGCCTCCCCCGCCTCCCAGCGCGCCCCCGTCCGCCCCGCCCGTGCAGCCGCCGGTCCCGCAGCCCGCGTACGGGTACCCGCAGCCTCCACAGCCCGGCTACGGCCATCCGCAGCCCCCGCAGTACCCGCAGCCCGGCTACGGCTACCCCCAGCCCCAGCAGCCGCCGGCACCGCAGCCCTCCGGCTACGGCTACCCGCAGGCGCCGGCCCCTCCGCCGCCGCCCACCCCGCCCGTACAGCCGCCGGCGCCGCCGGAGGGCTTCGCCCTGCCGCCGCAGGGCCCGCAGTTCCAGCCCCGCTGA
- a CDS encoding HpcH/HpaI aldolase/citrate lyase family protein, with amino-acid sequence MRHFGHLADDVRDRLFLEQPGAFDRDSAAGVLSTALGATLYCPATRSTLGADVRKQAARGVVSMVLCLEDAISDHEVPAAEANLVAQLSELHTSCAQDLPLLFIRVREAGQITDLAERLGPAVGLLSGFVLPKFTEESGNDFLEALAAAEEQSGHRLFAMPVLESPELAHLESRRDQLFGISRLLGKHRERILAVRLGVTDLCSAYGLRRSPDLTAYDVALVAAVIGDVVNVLGRADGSGYTVTGPVWEYFPVQERMFKPQLRRTPFAATDPPGEAVRQRIIEHDLDGLIREIELDRANGLLGKTCIHPSHVPAVHALSVVTHEEYSDARDILDQERGGGGVLRSAYTNKMNEAKPHRAWAERILLRAEVFGVAREDVSFAELLAACLC; translated from the coding sequence TTGCGCCATTTCGGCCACCTCGCCGACGACGTACGCGACCGGCTCTTCCTCGAACAGCCCGGGGCGTTCGACCGGGACAGCGCGGCGGGCGTCCTGTCCACCGCGCTCGGCGCCACCCTGTACTGCCCCGCCACCAGGAGCACGCTGGGGGCGGATGTGCGCAAACAGGCGGCTCGGGGGGTCGTCTCCATGGTGCTGTGCCTGGAGGACGCGATATCGGATCACGAGGTGCCGGCCGCGGAGGCCAATCTGGTGGCCCAGCTCAGCGAATTGCACACGTCTTGTGCACAAGATCTACCCCTTCTCTTCATACGAGTTCGTGAAGCCGGTCAGATCACCGATCTGGCCGAGCGGCTCGGCCCCGCGGTCGGGCTGCTCTCCGGCTTCGTCCTGCCGAAGTTCACCGAGGAGAGCGGCAACGACTTCCTGGAGGCGCTCGCCGCCGCCGAGGAGCAGAGCGGCCACCGGCTGTTCGCCATGCCGGTACTCGAATCGCCCGAACTCGCCCATCTGGAGAGCCGCCGCGACCAGCTGTTCGGCATCTCCCGGCTGCTCGGCAAGCACCGCGAGCGGATCCTCGCCGTCCGCCTCGGCGTCACCGACCTCTGCTCCGCGTACGGGCTGCGCCGCTCGCCCGACCTGACCGCCTACGACGTCGCCCTGGTCGCCGCCGTCATCGGGGACGTCGTGAACGTCCTCGGCCGCGCCGACGGCAGCGGCTACACCGTCACCGGCCCGGTCTGGGAGTACTTCCCCGTCCAGGAGCGGATGTTCAAGCCGCAGTTGCGCCGCACCCCGTTCGCGGCGACCGACCCGCCCGGCGAGGCCGTCCGGCAGCGGATCATCGAGCACGACCTGGACGGCCTGATCCGCGAGATCGAGCTGGACCGTGCCAACGGGCTGCTCGGCAAGACCTGCATCCACCCCAGCCACGTCCCCGCCGTGCACGCGCTCTCCGTGGTGACCCACGAGGAGTACTCCGACGCCCGCGACATCCTGGACCAGGAGCGCGGCGGCGGCGGAGTGCTGCGCTCGGCCTACACGAACAAGATGAACGAGGCCAAGCCGCACCGGGCCTGGGCCGAACGGATCCTGCTGCGCGCCGAGGTGTTCGGCGTGGCCAGGGAGGACGTCAGCTTCGCCGAGCTGTTGGCGGCCTGCCTCTGCTGA